In Methylobacterium aquaticum, the following are encoded in one genomic region:
- a CDS encoding acetate--CoA ligase family protein, which produces MSGTEPADLASLVRPGAVAIIGASADPTRIGGRPIAYMLRAGFQGAILPVNPNRAEVQGLASYPSVAALPQVPDVAVVAVPGPAALRAVEELAERGTRFAVMFTAGYAEVGEVAAQDALVAAARRHGMRLLGPNCLGLFNAAAGFYPIFTASLEGGLPLPGRIGIASQSGAYGTHLFAACRARGIGTGMLITTGNEADLSVADAIGWMTRDDGLDVIMAYVEGVQDGPAFAEALAEARRARKPVILMKVGRSAVGSAAAQSHTASIAGNDAIFSAVLAEHGAIRARSTEELIDIAYAATRRIYPVPNTLGVITISGGAGVLISDAAEAVGLPMPPMPEEAQARLKAILPIAAPRNPVDCTAQAFNDLSLIGRFTESMIADGGYSSILAFFTQIGGAPSMAPAIRAQLNAVKARHPDRLYALSVLASEERNREYEADGYLLYEDPARAVVALDAMGRLGASFAAAEPAAPGTMPAIALPGTTPSEAEAKRLLAAAGIATVPEAACNDAEAAVAAAEALGFPVVMKILSPDILHKTEIGGVLLDVADADSVRRAYATLLDRAARHAPSARIEGVLVARQIRGAVECIMGIHRDPVFGPVAMVGLGGVFVEVMRDVVFRRCPFGEDVAEAMIRSIKAAPLLLGARGRPPCDVAALARMLARLSVLAVQAGPDLAAIDLNPVLALPDGAYAADAVIEIGAAT; this is translated from the coding sequence CCTGCCGGTGAACCCCAACCGCGCCGAGGTGCAGGGGCTCGCCAGCTACCCCTCCGTCGCGGCCTTGCCGCAGGTGCCCGACGTCGCGGTGGTCGCGGTGCCGGGACCGGCGGCGCTCCGGGCGGTCGAGGAACTGGCCGAGCGCGGCACGCGCTTTGCCGTGATGTTCACGGCGGGCTACGCCGAGGTCGGGGAGGTGGCGGCGCAAGACGCCCTCGTCGCGGCGGCGCGGCGGCACGGGATGCGGCTCTTGGGGCCCAACTGCCTCGGCCTGTTCAACGCGGCCGCCGGCTTCTACCCGATCTTCACCGCCTCGCTCGAGGGCGGCCTGCCGCTGCCGGGGCGCATCGGCATCGCCAGCCAGTCGGGCGCCTACGGCACCCACCTCTTCGCCGCCTGCCGGGCCCGGGGCATCGGCACCGGGATGCTGATCACCACCGGCAACGAGGCCGACCTGTCGGTCGCCGACGCGATCGGCTGGATGACCCGGGACGACGGCCTCGACGTCATCATGGCCTATGTCGAGGGCGTGCAGGACGGGCCGGCCTTCGCGGAGGCGCTTGCCGAGGCCCGGCGGGCGCGAAAGCCCGTCATCCTGATGAAGGTCGGCCGCAGCGCGGTCGGCAGCGCGGCGGCGCAGTCGCACACCGCCTCGATCGCCGGTAACGACGCGATCTTCTCCGCGGTTCTGGCCGAGCACGGCGCGATCCGGGCCCGCTCGACGGAGGAGCTGATCGACATCGCCTATGCGGCGACGCGGCGGATCTACCCGGTGCCGAACACTCTCGGGGTCATCACCATCTCGGGCGGGGCCGGGGTGCTGATCTCGGACGCCGCCGAGGCGGTCGGCCTGCCGATGCCGCCGATGCCGGAGGAGGCGCAGGCGCGCCTCAAGGCGATCCTGCCGATCGCCGCGCCGCGCAACCCCGTCGACTGCACCGCCCAGGCCTTCAACGACCTGTCGCTGATCGGCCGCTTCACCGAATCGATGATCGCCGATGGCGGCTATTCGTCCATTCTGGCGTTCTTCACCCAGATCGGCGGCGCCCCGAGCATGGCCCCGGCGATCCGCGCCCAGCTCAACGCCGTCAAGGCGCGCCATCCGGACCGGCTCTACGCCCTCTCGGTGCTCGCCTCGGAGGAGCGCAACCGCGAATACGAGGCCGACGGCTACCTGCTCTACGAGGACCCGGCGCGCGCCGTGGTCGCCCTCGACGCGATGGGGCGCCTCGGCGCGAGCTTTGCGGCAGCGGAGCCCGCAGCACCCGGGACGATGCCGGCGATCGCGCTGCCCGGGACGACGCCGAGCGAGGCCGAGGCCAAGCGCCTGCTCGCGGCCGCCGGCATCGCGACGGTGCCGGAGGCCGCCTGCAATGACGCCGAGGCGGCGGTCGCGGCAGCCGAGGCCCTCGGCTTCCCGGTGGTGATGAAGATCCTGTCGCCGGACATCCTGCACAAGACCGAGATCGGCGGCGTGCTCCTCGACGTCGCCGACGCCGACTCGGTCCGGCGCGCCTACGCCACGCTCCTCGATCGCGCCGCCCGCCACGCGCCGTCGGCCCGGATCGAGGGCGTGCTGGTGGCGCGCCAGATCAGGGGCGCGGTCGAATGCATCATGGGCATCCACCGCGACCCCGTCTTCGGCCCGGTGGCGATGGTCGGCCTCGGCGGCGTCTTCGTCGAGGTGATGCGCGACGTGGTGTTCCGCCGCTGCCCCTTCGGCGAGGACGTGGCCGAGGCGATGATCCGCTCGATCAAGGCCGCGCCCCTGCTGCTCGGCGCCCGCGGCCGCCCGCCCTGCGACGTGGCGGCCCTGGCCCGGATGCTGGCGCGGCTCTCGGTGCTGGCCGTGCAGGCCGGGCCGGATCTCGCCGCGATCGACCTCAACCCGGTCCTCGCGCTGCCCGACGGCGCCTACGCGGCCGACGCGG